A single Bdellovibrio sp. ArHS DNA region contains:
- the tsaA gene encoding tRNA (N6-threonylcarbamoyladenosine(37)-N6)-methyltransferase TrmO — MAEQITLTPIGIFHSSQKEPYEAGRQTDEFHSEGVIELSSGQNFEQALIGLEGCSHIWVIFQFHHNTHWNPMVLPPRGRTTKIGVFATRSPYRPNGLGMSCVKIRRIDKLKIYVEAADILDGTPVLDIKPYVAYADSFPGVEPDWLADVSKYTVSFTGEALEQLEWLDNAGVEQLRGFLQHQLEYEPTNSKKKRVKAQNSHFVIAYRTWRAAFTINEHEVEVFKIFSGYSESDLAVEEDTYHDKALHKEFKKLFPSARP; from the coding sequence ATGGCGGAACAAATAACTCTGACCCCGATCGGAATTTTTCACAGCTCGCAAAAAGAGCCCTACGAAGCGGGAAGACAAACTGACGAGTTTCACTCTGAAGGTGTTATCGAATTGTCTTCAGGACAGAATTTTGAACAGGCGCTGATCGGTCTTGAAGGTTGTTCGCATATCTGGGTGATTTTCCAGTTTCACCACAACACTCATTGGAATCCGATGGTGCTACCGCCAAGAGGAAGAACCACGAAAATCGGCGTCTTTGCCACGCGCTCCCCTTACCGCCCCAACGGTCTGGGTATGAGCTGTGTAAAAATCCGCCGCATTGATAAGCTTAAAATATACGTCGAGGCGGCAGATATCTTAGATGGAACTCCCGTGCTGGATATTAAACCCTACGTGGCCTATGCCGATTCCTTTCCTGGTGTGGAGCCTGACTGGCTTGCCGATGTCAGCAAATACACGGTCTCGTTCACCGGCGAAGCTTTAGAGCAACTAGAATGGCTGGACAATGCCGGGGTCGAACAATTGCGGGGATTTCTTCAGCACCAGCTTGAGTATGAGCCCACGAATTCGAAAAAGAAGCGAGTGAAAGCGCAAAATAGTCATTTTGTTATCGCCTATCGCACTTGGCGCGCGGCCTTCACAATCAACGAACACGAAGTCGAAGTATTTAAGATTTTTTCTGGTTATAGCGAAAGCGATCTGGCCGTGGAAGAAGACACCTATCACGACAAAGCTTTGCACAAAGAGTTCAAGAAGCTTTTTCCGTCGGCTCGTCCGTAG
- a CDS encoding RNA methyltransferase — protein sequence MALSAQDKKSLEEIHRLFVSLEKSSRNFSFEPEPLLELKNKIAALEASENPDVTRLADLNKHLVADMTLKHFVSFAIPFERLLHKNLQDDDFLVIENDKHASPLEPLPLVFVLDNIRSAFNVGSIFRTAECLGAQKIYLCGYTPNPTQWKVEKTAMGTQDYLPWEEAPKLLECLEELKEAGYRIVALETAASAVDLFTSFELEPTAFVLGNERFGLDPEILKVIDEVRIIPLRGRKNSLNVGVTAAIAGFEWMRQWRNK from the coding sequence ATGGCACTTTCTGCTCAAGATAAAAAATCCCTTGAAGAGATCCATCGGCTTTTTGTGTCGCTGGAAAAATCCTCAAGGAATTTTTCTTTTGAGCCTGAACCCCTCTTAGAACTCAAAAATAAAATTGCCGCTCTTGAAGCATCAGAAAATCCTGATGTCACCCGCCTTGCGGATCTAAACAAACATCTTGTCGCTGATATGACACTGAAACATTTTGTTTCATTTGCGATTCCTTTCGAACGTCTTTTGCACAAAAATCTTCAGGACGATGATTTTCTGGTTATTGAAAACGACAAACATGCCTCGCCGCTGGAGCCTTTGCCCTTGGTTTTTGTTTTGGATAATATTCGTTCGGCATTCAACGTCGGTTCGATTTTTAGAACCGCAGAATGCCTGGGGGCGCAAAAGATTTATCTTTGTGGCTACACCCCCAATCCGACCCAATGGAAGGTTGAAAAGACCGCCATGGGTACGCAAGACTATTTGCCTTGGGAAGAAGCGCCAAAACTTTTGGAGTGCCTGGAAGAACTTAAAGAGGCTGGCTATCGTATTGTCGCGCTTGAAACCGCCGCCAGTGCTGTGGATCTTTTTACAAGCTTCGAACTGGAGCCGACGGCTTTTGTCTTAGGTAATGAACGCTTTGGCCTGGACCCGGAAATACTTAAAGTCATCGATGAAGTCCGCATCATTCCTTTACGGGGTCGTAAAAACTCTCTCAATGTCGGTGTCACCGCGGCGATTGCGGGTTTTGAATGGATGAGGCAATGGCGGAACAAATAA
- the metG gene encoding methionine--tRNA ligase, giving the protein MNQNRKILITCALPYANGYIHLGHLVEYLQADFWARFQEMRGNECVYICADDTHGTPIMVKARELGITPEALIAKSYEEHTQDFADFQVKFSLYGSTNSEENKNLCEYFYHKMVEGGHTRKQLIQQLYCNHDKMFLPDRFVKGTCPKCGAKEQYGDSCDVCGSTYSPSDMKEVHCSLCGNTPVLKDSESIFFKLNDFKKYLEEWIPQHCSSDISKKMLEWFNEDLHDLDISRDEPYFGFAIPGTNNKKFFYVWVDAPMGYMSTTQQWAQKNNLSLKDVWDDPKREVYHFIGKDIARFHTIFWPAFLKSAGFRSPDQVFVHGHLMVNGEKMSKSKGTFIAARTYLNHLNPEYLRYYYSTKLNSSVDDIDLNLEEFVNRVNSELVGKITNLGSRGGQMLKKKMDGIMSTPDAEGANLIAHAQKKAETIAAHYEARDFAKALNEIRSLADDANKYFDEKAPWKTLESHPVETKQVITTTLNVFRMLAIYLKPVLPLYTEKVEKLLGESNYKWSDINTVLTHRPIADYEHLATRVEADKVKAMVEESRKINEEIQATKKAASTAAPKAAAGKTEDRNGERPAEIEFADFEKVDLRIGQVIEAEEIKEADKLLRLKVDIGDGQIRQIIAGIKSAYKPEQLLGRKILVCVNLKPRKMKFGMSEGMVLAAGSGGSDLFVLAADEGAQVGQRVK; this is encoded by the coding sequence ATGAACCAAAACCGTAAAATCCTCATAACTTGTGCTCTTCCCTACGCCAACGGCTATATCCACTTGGGTCACTTGGTGGAATATCTTCAAGCTGACTTCTGGGCACGCTTTCAAGAGATGCGCGGCAATGAATGTGTTTATATCTGCGCAGACGACACGCATGGAACTCCGATCATGGTTAAAGCCCGTGAACTGGGCATCACGCCGGAAGCTTTGATTGCGAAAAGTTATGAAGAGCACACGCAAGACTTCGCTGACTTTCAAGTGAAGTTTTCTTTGTACGGCTCTACGAACTCGGAAGAAAATAAAAATCTTTGCGAATACTTCTATCACAAAATGGTGGAAGGTGGTCACACCCGCAAACAACTGATCCAACAGCTTTACTGCAATCACGATAAAATGTTCCTGCCAGACCGCTTTGTAAAGGGCACTTGCCCGAAGTGCGGCGCGAAAGAACAATACGGTGATTCTTGTGATGTGTGTGGTTCGACCTATTCCCCCAGTGACATGAAAGAGGTTCACTGTTCTCTGTGTGGAAATACCCCTGTTCTGAAAGACAGCGAAAGTATTTTCTTTAAATTAAACGACTTTAAAAAATATCTGGAAGAGTGGATTCCTCAACACTGCTCTTCAGACATTTCTAAAAAAATGCTGGAATGGTTCAACGAGGATCTTCACGATCTGGATATTTCTCGGGACGAGCCGTATTTTGGCTTTGCGATTCCGGGAACCAACAATAAAAAATTCTTCTATGTGTGGGTGGATGCCCCTATGGGATACATGTCTACGACTCAGCAATGGGCGCAGAAGAACAATCTGTCTTTAAAAGACGTTTGGGATGATCCAAAGCGTGAAGTCTATCACTTCATCGGCAAAGACATCGCCCGCTTCCACACTATTTTCTGGCCGGCGTTTTTAAAATCCGCAGGTTTTAGATCTCCGGATCAGGTTTTTGTTCATGGCCACTTGATGGTCAACGGTGAAAAGATGTCCAAGTCTAAAGGGACTTTTATTGCCGCAAGAACTTATTTGAATCATTTAAATCCGGAATACCTTCGCTATTACTACTCGACGAAGCTAAATAGCTCTGTCGATGACATTGATTTGAACCTGGAAGAGTTCGTCAATCGCGTGAACTCAGAACTTGTGGGTAAAATCACAAATCTGGGATCTCGTGGCGGTCAGATGTTGAAAAAGAAAATGGACGGCATCATGAGCACGCCCGACGCGGAAGGGGCAAACCTTATCGCGCATGCGCAAAAGAAGGCAGAAACTATCGCGGCCCATTACGAAGCCCGGGATTTTGCAAAAGCTTTGAATGAAATTCGTTCTTTGGCAGATGATGCGAATAAATACTTTGATGAAAAAGCCCCATGGAAAACCTTAGAGTCGCACCCCGTGGAAACCAAACAGGTGATTACCACGACCTTGAATGTGTTCCGCATGTTGGCGATTTATCTGAAGCCGGTTCTGCCCCTGTACACTGAAAAAGTGGAAAAGCTTTTGGGCGAGTCCAACTACAAGTGGTCTGATATTAACACAGTTCTGACCCATCGTCCGATTGCGGATTATGAGCATTTAGCCACTCGCGTGGAGGCTGACAAAGTTAAAGCGATGGTGGAAGAAAGTCGTAAAATCAACGAAGAGATTCAAGCGACAAAAAAAGCAGCTTCGACTGCTGCACCGAAAGCGGCGGCTGGCAAGACAGAGGATCGCAACGGTGAGCGTCCTGCGGAAATCGAGTTTGCTGATTTTGAAAAAGTGGATCTTCGCATCGGTCAGGTCATCGAAGCTGAAGAAATCAAAGAAGCCGATAAACTTCTTCGCTTGAAAGTCGATATTGGGGATGGACAGATTCGCCAGATCATTGCGGGAATCAAATCCGCTTACAAGCCGGAACAGCTTCTGGGACGGAAGATTCTGGTTTGCGTGAATCTAAAACCGCGCAAGATGAAGTTTGGTATGTCAGAAGGAATGGTCTTGGCAGCAGGAAGCGGCGGCAGCGATCTTTTCGTACTGGCTGCTGACGAAGGCGCGCAAGTCGGCCAACGAGTGAAATAA
- a CDS encoding carbonic anhydrase gives MLKAFTIGVILLTMTACSSLLRRSPQQETKVVLKDQQGGQKEAPAEATSNDAKEITKVSPNDQEMDEAQAQAAEMKNAVAAAAQHISANHGKEPMTRTLGPVPAEKSLGWLKNGNTRFVKGKFRADGASAKDRQRLLGGQKPHAVIVTCSDSRVPPEVIFDQKLGEIFVIRTVELAASSDVLASAEYAVGELGSNLVVVLGHEACGTGRTSSGLQTVTQELAERSALLRDGIASGEVKIVQAIYHLDSGIVDWR, from the coding sequence ATGCTAAAAGCTTTCACCATAGGTGTTATTTTACTTACTATGACGGCCTGCTCTTCCTTGCTGCGCCGATCTCCACAGCAGGAAACCAAAGTCGTTCTGAAAGATCAGCAAGGCGGACAAAAAGAGGCTCCGGCCGAGGCCACTTCCAATGACGCAAAAGAAATCACCAAAGTCAGCCCCAACGATCAGGAAATGGACGAAGCCCAAGCGCAAGCCGCGGAAATGAAGAACGCCGTCGCCGCTGCTGCTCAACATATTTCTGCAAACCATGGCAAAGAACCCATGACCCGCACACTGGGTCCTGTCCCTGCGGAAAAATCCTTGGGTTGGTTAAAAAATGGAAACACGCGCTTCGTGAAAGGCAAGTTTCGCGCCGATGGCGCCTCCGCCAAAGACCGTCAGCGTTTGCTGGGTGGGCAAAAGCCCCACGCGGTGATCGTGACTTGCAGTGACTCACGCGTCCCGCCCGAGGTGATTTTTGATCAGAAATTGGGCGAGATCTTCGTTATCCGCACCGTTGAACTTGCAGCTTCTTCTGATGTCCTCGCAAGCGCTGAATACGCCGTGGGCGAATTGGGTTCTAATCTGGTCGTCGTCCTAGGTCACGAAGCCTGCGGCACGGGTCGCACCTCGAGCGGTCTGCAAACGGTGACCCAAGAACTTGCTGAACGCTCTGCACTTCTGCGTGACGGCATTGCGTCGGGTGAGGTAAAGATTGTTCAGGCCATTTACCACCTGGATTCTGGAATCGTGGACTGGCGCTAA
- a CDS encoding aminotransferase class IV, whose product MSVAVLSPSEIQAKLQERSYAAQKTYLAMYSTWLGGITTEPALMMVPIDDHLVHRGDGVFEAIKVVDGKAFLMQEHLERLELSAAKIGLQLPMPLDEMREVIFQTVQVAATKNAVLRLYISRGPGGFTTNPYECVSSQMYLVVTAYTPYPDERYINGVRAGRSQIPPKDPWFATIKTCNYLQNVLMKKESVDRKLDFTIGVDSQGYLTESSTENIVMIDKNRTLVRPRLRQILKGTTMMRTFELAQGLLSAGALTGIQEKDLTEMDLYEAQEVMMIGTTLDVLPVTEYEGKKIGTGKQGPVSAQLLKLLRDDMKQGPKSTPVAL is encoded by the coding sequence ATGTCCGTTGCAGTTCTTTCCCCCTCGGAAATTCAAGCCAAACTTCAAGAGCGTTCTTACGCCGCACAGAAAACATATTTAGCCATGTACAGCACGTGGTTGGGCGGTATCACAACAGAGCCCGCGTTGATGATGGTGCCGATTGACGACCACCTGGTGCATCGTGGGGACGGCGTGTTTGAAGCAATTAAAGTTGTCGATGGCAAAGCCTTTCTTATGCAAGAGCACCTAGAGCGACTTGAGCTTTCCGCCGCAAAAATCGGATTGCAATTACCCATGCCTCTCGACGAAATGCGCGAGGTGATTTTTCAAACGGTGCAGGTGGCGGCGACGAAGAACGCTGTTTTGCGCCTTTATATTTCGCGCGGCCCCGGCGGTTTCACGACGAATCCCTATGAATGTGTTTCGTCGCAAATGTATTTGGTGGTTACGGCTTACACGCCGTATCCAGACGAACGCTATATCAACGGTGTCAGGGCAGGGCGCAGTCAGATTCCACCCAAAGATCCATGGTTTGCGACCATCAAAACCTGCAACTATCTTCAGAATGTTTTAATGAAGAAAGAAAGTGTGGATCGCAAACTTGATTTTACGATCGGTGTGGATTCTCAAGGATATCTGACAGAAAGTTCGACTGAAAACATCGTGATGATCGATAAGAATCGCACGCTGGTTCGGCCTCGGTTGCGCCAGATCCTGAAGGGGACCACAATGATGCGAACTTTTGAGTTGGCTCAAGGGTTGCTGTCAGCAGGGGCTTTAACAGGTATTCAGGAAAAGGATCTGACGGAAATGGACCTTTACGAAGCGCAAGAAGTGATGATGATTGGCACTACTTTGGATGTTTTGCCTGTGACCGAATACGAGGGTAAGAAAATCGGGACGGGAAAACAAGGTCCCGTGTCAGCGCAACTTCTTAAACTTCTTCGGGACGATATGAAACAGGGGCCGAAGTCGACCCCTGTGGCTCTTTAA
- a CDS encoding rod shape-determining protein: MLSWLFKDEAGTAADLYVDLGTANTLIAGRGKGIILNEPSLIAYQQTSPGKKRVIAVGTDAKEKLANNPGSIFPQKPIRDGVIADFETTEVMLRHFLSAPGVKSAFSRPRVVVSLPYGVTEVEKKAVIQSCKAAGAKEVFLIDEPMAAAIGSGLNIKSAEGNMIIDIGGGTTEVAVIALADIVYCEAARVGGHRIDDAIIDYFRKYKKMIISETTAETLKVSIGTAVPKKDIKTATVTGRDADTGMNKTIEVSSEDVGLAMNNSIQEVINAIHRALEHTPPELVSDIIERGVVLAGGGALIRDFDLRIQNEVRLPVRIAENPLTAIARGGEAVLSDPELLDKIQLEV, translated from the coding sequence ATGTTGTCTTGGTTATTTAAGGATGAAGCCGGAACGGCCGCTGATTTGTACGTCGACCTGGGAACCGCGAACACGCTGATCGCGGGTCGCGGAAAAGGGATCATTTTAAATGAGCCTTCGCTCATCGCGTACCAACAAACAAGTCCGGGTAAAAAAAGAGTGATCGCCGTCGGCACAGACGCCAAAGAAAAATTGGCTAACAATCCCGGCAGCATCTTTCCGCAAAAGCCCATTCGCGACGGAGTTATCGCGGACTTTGAAACCACAGAAGTGATGCTAAGACATTTTCTGTCTGCTCCTGGAGTCAAATCAGCGTTTTCCCGCCCGCGTGTTGTTGTCTCTCTTCCCTATGGTGTCACGGAAGTTGAAAAGAAGGCCGTGATCCAATCCTGCAAAGCGGCTGGCGCCAAAGAAGTCTTCTTGATCGATGAACCTATGGCTGCGGCGATAGGCTCGGGGCTAAATATCAAATCCGCTGAAGGCAATATGATCATTGATATTGGCGGTGGCACCACAGAAGTGGCCGTGATCGCGCTTGCGGATATTGTTTATTGCGAAGCTGCTCGCGTCGGTGGACATCGAATCGATGATGCTATTATCGATTACTTCCGCAAATACAAAAAAATGATCATCTCGGAAACTACGGCGGAAACGCTGAAAGTCTCTATCGGCACTGCCGTTCCTAAAAAAGATATTAAGACGGCTACCGTGACAGGCCGGGACGCTGATACGGGAATGAACAAAACCATCGAAGTCAGTTCTGAAGACGTCGGGCTTGCCATGAATAACTCTATTCAAGAAGTTATCAATGCCATCCACCGGGCGCTGGAACACACGCCCCCTGAGCTTGTCTCTGACATTATCGAACGAGGCGTTGTTTTAGCTGGCGGTGGTGCTTTGATTCGCGATTTCGATTTGCGCATTCAGAATGAAGTGCGCCTGCCGGTGCGAATTGCGGAAAACCCTCTGACAGCTATCGCCCGCGGCGGCGAAGCTGTCTTGAGCGATCCGGAATTGCTGGATAAAATTCAATTGGAAGTTTAA
- a CDS encoding glycosyltransferase family 2 protein → MTKLPISLVIITLNEEAHIERCIRSAPFVDDIVVVDSFSTDRTVELAKNCGARVFQEKWKGFGPQKAFATAQAKNPWILALDADEALSPELADEICARFSELNPEAGYLFPRKSYHLGRWISHGGWYPDYQLRLFNKSISQWDSADVHEKVQVKLKLKMKKDLLHWVFDGISDQVITNDRYSTLGAKELAAAGKKFSYLKMIFKPWGKFVETYFVKAGFLDGLPGFIIAVGAAYSLFLKFAKLWEIERAQKKASK, encoded by the coding sequence GTGACGAAACTTCCCATATCTTTAGTGATCATTACCTTAAACGAAGAGGCGCATATAGAGCGCTGTATTCGTTCGGCTCCCTTTGTCGACGACATTGTCGTGGTGGACAGCTTTTCGACGGATCGCACGGTGGAACTTGCTAAAAACTGCGGGGCTCGTGTTTTTCAGGAAAAGTGGAAGGGGTTTGGTCCGCAAAAAGCTTTTGCCACCGCTCAAGCCAAGAACCCGTGGATTTTGGCTTTGGATGCCGACGAGGCTTTAAGCCCCGAGTTGGCTGATGAAATCTGTGCTCGTTTTTCCGAATTGAACCCCGAAGCGGGATATCTTTTCCCGCGCAAATCCTATCATCTAGGACGTTGGATTTCGCACGGAGGGTGGTACCCGGATTATCAGCTGCGCCTGTTTAATAAATCGATTTCTCAGTGGGATTCCGCAGATGTACACGAAAAAGTGCAAGTAAAGTTAAAGTTGAAAATGAAGAAAGATCTTCTGCACTGGGTTTTTGATGGCATCAGTGATCAGGTGATCACGAACGACCGCTATTCCACCTTGGGCGCCAAAGAGCTGGCCGCCGCCGGAAAGAAGTTTTCTTACTTAAAGATGATCTTTAAGCCTTGGGGTAAGTTCGTGGAAACCTATTTTGTTAAAGCGGGATTCCTTGATGGCCTGCCGGGTTTTATTATCGCTGTCGGCGCGGCTTATTCTTTGTTTCTGAAATTCGCCAAGCTTTGGGAGATTGAACGTGCTCAGAAAAAAGCTTCTAAGTAA